One Gemmatimonadaceae bacterium genomic window carries:
- a CDS encoding 2-oxo acid dehydrogenase subunit E2 produces MPNLIDVTVPVGQSEGTESMVSTWFKSVGDQVTENEPLLEIATDKVNMEVAAPGTGRLAEILKRDGEQVEPGEVLGRIETGAAAVGSGELSPAVRKLLRENNLDASQISGTGRGGRITHQDVMDFVASRGSGKRVPHTQMRRSIAQHMVQSVATAPHVTSVFEADLSSVIADREARKGDFESRGVKLTYTAYFVRAAVKALKAVPEVNSRWHDDALEIFDDINIGIATALGSGGLIVPVITRAQDLDLAEIAERLQDLTERARSERLDARDVQNGTFTISNHGVSGSLVATPVIINQPQSAILGVGKLERRAKPAGDSGNEVTVRPMCYVSLTIDHRVLDGFQANQFLTAWVEAVETVRAPESHE; encoded by the coding sequence ATGCCGAATCTGATAGATGTCACCGTACCTGTCGGCCAGTCAGAGGGGACCGAATCGATGGTGTCCACGTGGTTCAAGTCTGTGGGCGATCAGGTCACCGAGAACGAGCCGCTGCTCGAGATCGCCACCGACAAGGTGAACATGGAGGTCGCTGCTCCAGGAACCGGCAGGCTCGCCGAGATATTGAAGCGCGATGGCGAGCAGGTCGAGCCAGGCGAGGTGCTGGGACGCATCGAGACCGGCGCGGCAGCGGTCGGATCGGGTGAGCTGAGCCCCGCCGTGCGGAAGCTGCTCAGGGAGAACAATCTCGACGCGTCGCAGATCTCTGGAACGGGACGCGGCGGGCGCATCACGCACCAGGACGTGATGGATTTCGTCGCGTCACGCGGGTCCGGGAAAAGGGTCCCGCACACGCAGATGCGCCGCAGCATCGCTCAGCACATGGTGCAGAGCGTTGCCACAGCGCCGCACGTTACGAGCGTCTTCGAGGCCGATCTTTCCTCGGTGATCGCCGATCGCGAGGCGAGAAAGGGGGATTTCGAGTCGCGCGGCGTGAAGCTCACCTACACCGCGTATTTCGTGCGTGCGGCCGTGAAGGCATTGAAGGCCGTTCCCGAAGTGAACAGCCGCTGGCACGACGATGCTCTCGAGATCTTCGATGACATCAACATCGGTATCGCGACAGCGCTCGGCTCCGGTGGGCTGATCGTCCCCGTGATAACAAGAGCGCAGGATCTCGACCTGGCGGAGATCGCGGAGCGTCTCCAGGATCTCACCGAGCGAGCGCGGTCGGAGCGTCTCGACGCGCGCGACGTGCAGAACGGGACATTCACCATCTCCAACCACGGCGTGAGTGGAAGTCTCGTTGCGACGCCCGTCATCATCAACCAGCCGCAGAGCGCGATACTGGGCGTCGGCAAGCTCGAGCGGCGCGCGAAGCCCGCGGGTGACTCGGGAAACGAAGTCACGGTGCGGCCGATGTGCTACGTGTCCCTGACGATCGATCATCGCGTGCTGGACGGCTTCCAGGCGAATCAGTTTCTGACGGCGTGGGTCGAGGCCGTGGAAACCGTTCGGGCACCGGAGTCCCATGAATGA